The following DNA comes from Peribacillus sp. FSL E2-0218.
AGCCCGAATCATTTCGGTGCCGCTCCGAATAGTAACACGACCGTAATTGACCTAGGCTACCCAGGCGTATTGCCTGTCGTCAATAAAAAGGCTGTTGATTTTGCAATGAAGGCAGCCATCGCACTGAATTGTGAAGTGGCGGAAATTACGAAATTCGACCGGAAAAACTATTTTTACCCGGACAATCCTAAAGCGTACCAAATTTCGCAGTTCGATCAACCAATCGGTGAACATGGCTGGATTGAGATAGAAGTAGGCGGCAAGAAAAAGAAAATCGGCATCACCCGCATCCATATGGAAGAGGATGCAGGAAAGCTGACCCATAAAGGAAACTACTCACTATGTGATTATAACCGTCAGGGAACTCCACTCGTTGAAATCGTTTCCGAACCGGATATCACTTCTCCTGAAGAGGCATATGCCTATCTGGAAAAATTGAAATCGATCATTCAATATACAGGCGTTTCCGATTGCAAAATGGAAGAAGGCTCACTTCGCTGCGATGCCAATATTTCCTTGAAACCTGTCGGGCAAAAGGAATTCGGTACGAAGACCGAATTGAAAAACCTGAATTCCTTCAACTTCGTTCGCAAAGGCTTGGAGCATGAAGAAATCCGCCAAGCGGAAATCTTGAATGAAGGCGGCATAATCGAGCAGGAAACACGCAGGTTCGACGAAGCGACAGGCAGAACGGTCCTGATGAGGATCAAAGAAGGTTCCGATGATTACCGCTACTTCCCGGAGCCAGACTTATTGACGATCCATATCGATGATGAATGGAAAGCGCGCATTGCAGCTGAAATTCCAGAGCTTCCGGATGCCCGGAAAAAACGGTATGTCGAGGAATTCGGCTTACCGGAATACGATGCTGCCGTCTTAACGGTAACGAAAGAAACAGCCGATTTCTTTGAAGCGACAGCAGCGGCCGGTGCAGATGCAAAACTGGCATCCAACTGGATCATGGGCGAGGTTTCCGCATTCTTGAATGCCGAAGGAAAAGAACTGCATGAGGTCCAACTGACGGCCGAATCATTGGCAGGCATGATCAAGCTGATTGAAGACGGGACGATTTCTTCAAAAATCGCTAAAAAAGTTTTCAAGGAATTGATTGAAAATGGCGGGGATGCAGAAACGATCGTCAAGGAGAAGGGACTCGTCCAAATCTCCGATGAAGGAGCATTGTTGACTGCGGTTGAAGAAGCGCTCAATAATAATCCGCAATCAATCGAAGACTTTAAAGCCGGAAAGCAAAAAGCGATCGGCTTCCTTGTCGGGCAGATTATGAAGGCGACGAAAGGACAAGCCAATCCACAGCTTGTTAATAAAATCTTGGTCGAGCAAATCAATAAACGTTAATTTTTGGCCGTACCACTGTTAAAGTGGTACGGTTTTTACTTGATTTGGAATAGGGTTTAACGAGAATAATAAAAGGCAGCCGGCAAGCGAAAAAAAATTTGGAGTTATCTGTAGGGGTAACTCCTTTTTGTGTCGTCTATTACATGAATGTTTAACAGAAAGGAGGAAGAGAAGTGACGGATGAGCTAGTGGAGAAGGTCAGGGCTGGGAATGATCATGCATTCCGGATATTGATTGAAACGTACAAACAGACGATATATCGAACCGTCTATTCCGTTTTGCGCAATCAAAAAGATGCAGAAGATGTAACCCAGGAAGTCTTTATCAAAATCTATACTTCTCTTCCTCAATATAAGAATCAGGGCTTCAAAACTTGGATCACCCGTATAGCCGTCAATCATGCAATCGATCTTAAGCGAAAAAGGCAACGCCAAAAGGAAGAGCCGCATGAGGAAAGATCATCGGAAGCGGATTTGGGCGCATCTGATGATGTCGAGGCTGTTTTTTTTCAAAATGAAAGACGAAAGCAGGTATTGCGCAAGCTGAATGACCTCCCGGAGGGCTATCGTGACGTGGTATATGATTACTACATAAAGGAGAAGACATTCAAGCAAATTGCAGAGGAACAGCAGATCCAAGTGAAGTCTGTCGAGGTTAAGTTATATCGTGCAAGAAATTGGATGAGAAAACATTGGAAAGAGGAGGATTTTTCATGAATCATGTTTCCAAGGCTGGATGGGTTGCTTATTTGGCAGATGAAATGCCCGAGGATATAAAAATAGAATATGAAAATCATCTATACTCCTGTGACGAATGTTTGTCCGTTTATATGGAAGCGATGGAAATGGAAGAGGCCAGCCTGCTCATCGTCGGTGACATTGCAGATTCTGTCATGAAGTCGATCAAACGGGAAAAAGGCGGAGGTGAGGAAGAGGCCACGCAAATCCGGAAAGAGCAATCACTTCGGACGATTGCCAGACATTATCTGATAGCGGCCGGATTCACGGTTTTATTAATGGCCGGCGGAGTATTTCAATCATTGACTGAATACGTGGATTCCGTGGAGACGACCAGTGTGAAGGAAACAAAATCCCTGACAGATGGGATTATCGATAAAACATTCAATTGGATGGACTCGATCGAAAAGAAAAATAAGGAGGGGTTTATTAATGAATAAAAGTCCTGTCATCGCTTTTTTATTATCGTTCCTTCCAGGATTCGGGCATTTTTATCTGGGCAGGACATATAAAGGATTATTTTATTTTCTTGCTGCGTTCGGATTTGGGTTTGGAGGGCTCATGCTTGCATTGATCAGTCATACGGATGCATTCCTGGCCTTTTCCGTAATTGGCATGGTGTTTTACTTCATTAGTATATTTGACTTGGTGGTCACCTCTTTAAGAAATCCGCATGGTGAAGCAGATATGGAGAAAGTGGCTGCCCAGCCGGAAGCGGAAAGATTTTATGTGATCATTCTTTCATTCGTTCCGGGCGTCGGGCATTTTCAGCTTGGCCTCATGAATCGGGGCCTCATTTTTCTCATCGGTTTTTTGGGATTGGGGATTATGGTGGTATTCCTGAGCATGCTGACACAGATGGAGGGTCTGTTAATATTCATGGCGCTATTGCCGGTCATCTGGATTTACAGCTTTTTTGATTCCGTTCAACAGCTGAATAAAAAGCAGCGAGGCGAGGAACTCATCGATCGGACCGTGCTGGAGGATTTCGAGCAAAGGCGGGAAACAGGCAAGAAGAGTAAATCAATTGCAACTTTATTCTCCATCTTCCCTGGGGCCGGCCACTTATATTTGGGCCTGCAAAAACGCGGAATTCAATTGATGGCAGGTTTTTTGTTTGCCATTTACATATTGGATTTGCTCCGGTTGGGCTTCTTCTTTTTCCTTATTCCGATCATCTGGTTTTATAGCTTTTTCGATGGATTGCAAAAAGCCTCGAAAATGGAAGAAGGACCTGTTGAAGATACGCCGATCATTTCAGGAATCGACAACCAACAAAAATGGATAGGGTTCGGTTTGATGGGACTTGGAATCTATTTCTTGACCAGTAATATCATCGTACCTGCGATTGCCCCCCATTTGGATGAATGGATTGGAAGTAACCTGGAATATTGGTTCAGAGATTACTTCCAAAAAGGATTGGTGTGTATCCTTCTTATAGGCGGCGGAATCAAATTGATGGCGGGCAGTAAAAAAGCTAGGGTGGAGGAGGAGACAAAATGAGGACATGGAGAGTCGGAACGATTTCAATGGGTGCTGCCCTTGCAGGTTTAGGTGTGGTTTTACTGGTATCCCAATTCCTGCATCTGGATTTGACGACGATTTTCCTATCATGGTGGCCGCTAGTGTTCATCATCTTGGGAGCTGAGATTCTTTTCTTTGTCTTTTTCTCCAGAAAAGAAAGTTCCTTCGTTAAGTATGATATTCTTAGCATTCTGTTCGTGGGCTTGCTTGGGATGCTGGGAATAGTATGCATTTTGCTAACGTCTAGCGGCCTGATGGATCAGGTCAGGGCAGCGGTGAAAAGCGAAGAAAAGACCGTCAATTTACCTGGCTTCAATGAAAAAGCCGGAAAAGGAATACAAAGAGTCGTCTTGGATTCCGGTTCATACCCCTTGACGGTCGAAAGCGGTACAGAGGAGTCGGTTTCCATTTTCGGAACATATGATGAGCTGGGAATGGAGACTTCAGGGCCACTGCTGAAACGGGTGGAAGATTATTTACTGGTTCAAAGAAATGGGGATACGCTTTATATCAGCTTCAAGGATTTACCGATCCAAAACCGGCTTTTGGACACTGGCAGCATGGATCTTGAGGCAACTCTCGTCATCCCTGCCGAGCTGGCCTTGGAGATAGAAGGCCAAAGTGCCGACCTTGTCTTGAAACCTCGTCAGCTCCTGAATGACTGGAATGTGAAGGGCAGCGGGAACCTTAGTGTGTTCCTTCAAGACAATAGCGATATCAAGATAGAGGCAAGAGGGGCCGACGAACTGGAAGGCCCCAAAGACGGCTGGAAGGTGAATGAAGGAAAACCGGAACAAATAAGTGAAAATGACCCTGCAAAAAAGAACGGAATATTCAAGTATGGAAAAGGGAATCATAGTTTAACGGTCACAGATACGATCCATGTTACGGTTCATAATCCGTGATCGAAATCATTTACTAGAATAAAATGATAAAAAGCATTATAATTTCCCTGATAACAATTCTGGAAAAATGCATATAAAGGTATGGACCGAAAGTTCGGTCCTCTTTTTTTTTTCGAATATTGCTTTTCATGTAACGAAGGATTAAGATGTAAATTATGGAATCAATATGTATAAGGATGATGGGAAATGAAAAGAGCAAGGTTGATTTACAATCCGACTTCTGGCCGGGAAGCCATTAAGAAGAGTCTGCCAGGTGTGCTAGCGAAGCTTGAGGAAGCTGGTTATGAAGCTTCTGCACATGCCACGACTGGTGCGGGTGATGCGACGAATGCAGCTAAGATCGCCATTGAACGAGGCTATGATATTGTCATTGCGGCAGGGGGCGACGGTACGATTTATGAGGTTGTTAATGGACTGGCCACGGCAGAAAAACGCCCGAAACTAGGGATCATTCCGACGGGAACGACGAATGACTTCGCCCGGGCGCTGCATTTACCGAAGTCAATTGAAGGGGCAGCCGAAATCATTGCCCGCGGGCATACGATGCCGATCGATATCGGGAAAATGAATGATAAATATTTCATCAATATTGCTGGCGGAGGCCGATTGACTGAATTGACTTATGACGTGCCGATCAAGCTGAAAACGATGCTGGGGCAGCTGGCATATTATATAAAAGGTATCGAAATGCTTCCATCGATTAAACCGACGGAGGTTTCCATTGAATATGATGGAAAGCTGTTTGAAGGAGAGATCATGCTTTTCTTGGTCGCCAACACGAATTCCGTCGGCGGCTTTGAAAAATTGGCTCCTGATGCATCCCTGAATGATGGCATGTTTACACTGCTCATCTTGAAAAAAGCCAATCTCGCGGATATTGTCCGTGTCGCCACATTGGCAATGCGCGGAGAGCATATTCATGATAAGAACGTCATTTATGAAAAAGCGAATCGGATAAAAGTACAGGCTAAAAAGGATATGATGCTTAACTTGGATGGCGAATTTGGCGGGATGGCCCCGGCTGAATTCGTAAATCAGTACCGCCATTTTGATGTATTCATCCCACAAGGAATATTGCCGGACGATCCGACAAATAAATAGGAAAAAAGGTCACGGAAATCCAGTGGCCTTTTTCAGTAAAACGTTGCAAGGAGAATGCGTGAATATGTATATTAGGCAAGCGAAACCGGAAGATGCGGACAAGGCAGCTTCATTGATCCGGTTAGCGATTAAGGAAATTGCAGAAGCATTGACCGGAGAAATGGAAGAAGAAAGGATTCTTTCCGTTCTTGCCGATTTTTTCAAAAAAAGCGGAAATCGGATCAGTTATGAAAACACCTTCGTAAGTGTTCATGAGGGGGAAATATCGGGATTGATCATTGCCTATCATGGGAAGGACGCGCAGGAATTGGATGCGCCGATCGTCGGACACTTAAGGCGGAAGCGGAAAGATCCCAGCATCACGATTGACAAAGAAGCGGATACGGATGATTTTTATTTGGATACAATATGCGTCGACCCAAATTTCCAAGGAAAAGGGATTGGGAGCGCATTGATTCGATATGTTGAGGAATATGCCAAACAAAAAGGATATCCAAGGGTTTCTTTAGTTGTTGAACATGTAAATGAAGGGGCAAGCCGCCTTTATAACAAATTAGGCTATAAAGAACTTAAGACGGTTACCATCAGCGGTTATGAATTTGGCTATTTGGTTAAACGAATAGAAGAACCCCCTGCTTGACAGGAGGTTCCCACTGTAGACAAACTCGATGATAATCAAGTTTGTCTATTTTTATGAGTTGTACTATGTAGCCGTGAATTTCCACTCCAGGCACTCGCTTATCCAGAGGCGGTCGGGGAGCCTCCTTGGCGCTTTGCGCCTACGGTGTCTCCACTAGACGTGCTTTCCCCGCAGGAGTCTCGTACCTTACGTTCCAATCAACTTTGTTTAAATTCATAGGTAGAAGCCTTTTCCACTGGATAAATTTGATAAGAAATCTCACCACTTTTTGATGATTTTTGTTGTCTGTACATCGTGATAAAGATGAGCAGGTTGCACAGGTGTATTGGGGAGATTTGTACTCACGATAGCCCTCTTTATTCGTTGGTTGTCGAGTACGTTAAAAGCTAACAATTAAAATGTTCATCGTATACCTAGTCATGTTTGCGAAAGTACCCTTATTTGTTCGAGGGTGTGTATAGGGTAAAGCCCGTATGTTTTCTTTATTAAATAGCTAGTGATTGCTGGTGTTTTATAAGCGGCATCTGCGGCAATGGCTTTTGGCAAACCCGTTGCGGTCTGCAGCGCGTGGAATGAATAGGCAAACTGTTTTGTTCGTTCATCTTTTACCTAGTAGCCACTCTCAGAATCTGTTGTACTTTCTTGTATTTCTTTGCCGGAATATCTGGCAAACACATGTGGAAGGTCAGATCATCTGCGTCATCATCAAGATGTAAACCCTGTCTATGCGATACGTAAGAAACGATAGAGCGTGTATTCGCAGATGCAAAAGAAATGGTATGCCTTGGACTACTTTAAGGGGACTTAAAAAATTGTCGTTGCAGGCGATGCTTACTTTCGCTG
Coding sequences within:
- the gatB gene encoding Asp-tRNA(Asn)/Glu-tRNA(Gln) amidotransferase subunit GatB, which translates into the protein MDFETVIGLEVHVELKTDSKIFSASPNHFGAAPNSNTTVIDLGYPGVLPVVNKKAVDFAMKAAIALNCEVAEITKFDRKNYFYPDNPKAYQISQFDQPIGEHGWIEIEVGGKKKKIGITRIHMEEDAGKLTHKGNYSLCDYNRQGTPLVEIVSEPDITSPEEAYAYLEKLKSIIQYTGVSDCKMEEGSLRCDANISLKPVGQKEFGTKTELKNLNSFNFVRKGLEHEEIRQAEILNEGGIIEQETRRFDEATGRTVLMRIKEGSDDYRYFPEPDLLTIHIDDEWKARIAAEIPELPDARKKRYVEEFGLPEYDAAVLTVTKETADFFEATAAAGADAKLASNWIMGEVSAFLNAEGKELHEVQLTAESLAGMIKLIEDGTISSKIAKKVFKELIENGGDAETIVKEKGLVQISDEGALLTAVEEALNNNPQSIEDFKAGKQKAIGFLVGQIMKATKGQANPQLVNKILVEQINKR
- a CDS encoding sigma-70 family RNA polymerase sigma factor; protein product: MTDELVEKVRAGNDHAFRILIETYKQTIYRTVYSVLRNQKDAEDVTQEVFIKIYTSLPQYKNQGFKTWITRIAVNHAIDLKRKRQRQKEEPHEERSSEADLGASDDVEAVFFQNERRKQVLRKLNDLPEGYRDVVYDYYIKEKTFKQIAEEQQIQVKSVEVKLYRARNWMRKHWKEEDFS
- a CDS encoding TM2 domain-containing protein encodes the protein MNKSPVIAFLLSFLPGFGHFYLGRTYKGLFYFLAAFGFGFGGLMLALISHTDAFLAFSVIGMVFYFISIFDLVVTSLRNPHGEADMEKVAAQPEAERFYVIILSFVPGVGHFQLGLMNRGLIFLIGFLGLGIMVVFLSMLTQMEGLLIFMALLPVIWIYSFFDSVQQLNKKQRGEELIDRTVLEDFEQRRETGKKSKSIATLFSIFPGAGHLYLGLQKRGIQLMAGFLFAIYILDLLRLGFFFFLIPIIWFYSFFDGLQKASKMEEGPVEDTPIISGIDNQQKWIGFGLMGLGIYFLTSNIIVPAIAPHLDEWIGSNLEYWFRDYFQKGLVCILLIGGGIKLMAGSKKARVEEETK
- a CDS encoding diacylglycerol kinase, producing the protein MKRARLIYNPTSGREAIKKSLPGVLAKLEEAGYEASAHATTGAGDATNAAKIAIERGYDIVIAAGGDGTIYEVVNGLATAEKRPKLGIIPTGTTNDFARALHLPKSIEGAAEIIARGHTMPIDIGKMNDKYFINIAGGGRLTELTYDVPIKLKTMLGQLAYYIKGIEMLPSIKPTEVSIEYDGKLFEGEIMLFLVANTNSVGGFEKLAPDASLNDGMFTLLILKKANLADIVRVATLAMRGEHIHDKNVIYEKANRIKVQAKKDMMLNLDGEFGGMAPAEFVNQYRHFDVFIPQGILPDDPTNK
- a CDS encoding GNAT family N-acetyltransferase; amino-acid sequence: MYIRQAKPEDADKAASLIRLAIKEIAEALTGEMEEERILSVLADFFKKSGNRISYENTFVSVHEGEISGLIIAYHGKDAQELDAPIVGHLRRKRKDPSITIDKEADTDDFYLDTICVDPNFQGKGIGSALIRYVEEYAKQKGYPRVSLVVEHVNEGASRLYNKLGYKELKTVTISGYEFGYLVKRIEEPPA